The Nitrosomonas sp. PY1 genomic sequence CAATTGCAACGGGTTCACTGGTTCAGCGTATGGCTCAATATTGGCAAATGGTGCGTTATCTTCTACCGATTGTTTTCGTGCTTGCTTAACCGATTTATCAAGTTCAGCAACTCTGCTTAAGCCCAATTTATCAGCTTCATCCTGACGTACCTTGTCATATTCCAAAGGATGAAGTTTTGCAAGCCTTGCAATAGTGTCTTGCAGCGTTTCAGTGGAGAGATCGGCATAAACCGTTTGTTGCTCATGATTTGCCGGAATAGTTTCAAAGGTCATGTCTGATAACCTCCCGTGGCGGTTGAATCACAGTAAAGGCGGATTGATCACGGTTCTCTTGCTTGGCAAGATCGTAATTAAAAAGCACCAGGCACCTTGGTTTTACCTTCAAAATTTCATCGATTAATGCTCTGACCAAATCAGCTTCACTGTCGTGGTGAATGATCTGAACGCCTAAACCCGCGAGGTAGTTGAAATTAAGATTTTCTATAGCGACATCATTAGGAATAACAATACGTGGAAAGATTTTTCCCAATCCCCAATCAGTCGTGACCATGATCCGTTGATTAGGCACCAAGCCCTTACGTCTTAGCTCATCCAATTGTTTACCGTAAGGTGGATATCTTTTGACGATGCTATAATTTACTCGCTTGAAGTTATTCGCGCCCTGTTCCCGCAGGGCGTTCGCATTTGTAGGCATCGTTAAACCTCACGATTAATCAGTGCTAACGATTTGCGTAACTGTCCAACTTGCCAACAGGTGATGCGATTCGATATTTTTATAGGTTTTGGCAGTGTCCCGTTTTTTGACATCCGCCAAACGGAAACTTTTGAACAAGCCAGTAATTCAGCTACCGTGCCAACTCGCACAAATGCAGAATCAGGATATGAATCAAAATTAGTTAAAGAACTGTGAAGTACTGATGATGCTTCTGTGAGTTTCATTGTGATCTATCCTGTTGCTGTTAATGACAGGAAGGATCATAAGAAAATCATTTTTGACTTCCTATATGACATAGTTAAGAAGTCAAAATAAGAGTATTAAAAGTAATTTCCTTCGTTATCGTTTAACTTAATTTTCCTTTTTGAGTGGAAGCCGTTTCTCTCAATTCCTATATCACCTTTTCTCTGTACTTGGTTTCTTCAAATTTAAACTTCGCCAATCGTCTAACCTAAGGGTCTTTAATCCAGCTCTTTCTCTTAAATTGGAAAGTTCATTTTTAATTTTCTTCAAAGAAATTTGATAGTTTCTACTCTCAAACCATTTTACAGCCATACGTTCAGCATCAGATCGGTTCTTCGCTGACCATTGACGCAAAGACTCAATTCGACCTTTCAGGTAATTTATTTCATCAGCCTTATATTCCAGCGCCATTCGTTCCGCATCAGCACGACTTATTACAAGAGAAGTTATGTTTATTTGGTTTTCTAGCCAATCTGGGCTTTCCAATTCATGTAACTTATTCTCAAATTGCTTGACGTGTTCGGCGTTTTCTAGAAAACCGAATACAAGGGTTGCTATTCCCCCTTGGTTTAAATGACGGCGGTTCATGTTAAAAACAGTTATTGGCGGTCTATGGTTTGGCCGAACAGTACCGCCAAGAAGCAGTATCAATTCATCGCATTCGCTAGACGTTAGGTATCTCGGTTCATTTTTTAAAGCTCTTAATTTGCGAAACCATTCCCGTTTAGTTGTCATTCTCTAAAATATTTATCTATTAATCAGCTTCTTAAACTCAATACCTTTGCGCCTTCCGCCAATTCATCCAAGTAATCCGCCCACCAATCCATCATTTCCCGCCGCTTAGGCAGGTGCTCGGCATAGTTATAAGCTGCTACGACAGCATTACGCTCAGCGTGTGCTAACTGTCGTTCAATTGCCTCATGCGGCCATCCATGCTCATGTAGGAGAGTGCTTGCCATTGATCGGAAGCCGTGACCTGTCATTTCTTCTTTTTCATAGCCTAAACGTCTTAGTGCAGCATTGATGGTATTTTCTGACATAGGACGCGATCCGCTTCTGATACTCGGGAAAACATATTGTCCGTGGCCTGTCATTAGCTTGACGGTTTGAAGGATTTCAATTGCCTGTGGTGATAGTGGCACGATATGTTGCTCACGCATTTTCATTTTATGCGCTGCGATTCGCCATTCCTTACGATCAAAATCGATCTCTGACCATTCGGCATGTCTAAGCTCGCCAGGACGAACGAAAACGAGCGGGGCAAGGCTAAGAGCGCACTTCGTAACGAAAGAGCCTGTATAGCCTTTTATGGCGCGAATGAGTGCGCCAATGGCTTTTGGATCGGTAATACTGGCATAGTGTTTGGTTTTAACGGGTGCCAATGCACCTTTTAAATCTGCGCTGGGGTCGCGTTCAGCGCGTCCGGTCGCAACCGCATAGCGAAATACCATACCTGCATATCCTCGACACCTACGCGCTTTCTCATGGGCGCCACGGCTTTCTATTTTACGCAGTGCTGCCAGCAAATCTGGTGCGGTAATATCTTTTATCGGACGATTACCTAACCACGGGAAGATATCCTTCTCAAGAAAACGATAAATGGTCATAGCCGTTGATTCCGTCCAGGTGTGCTGATTTTTTGCATACCATTCCAATGCTATGACTTGGAAAGTGCTTTCCGCCGCGGTACGTGCCGCTCGCTTGTTGAGTGCTTTGGTTACCGAAGGATCGATATCCTTGGCTAATAATACCTTAGCTTCATCACGCTTCTTTCTGGCGTCGATAAGTGATACTGCTGGGTAAACACCTACCGCCAAGGTTTTCTGCTTACCAGCAAAACGATAGTTCAATCGCCAGTATTTGCCTGTGGTATTAATCAAAAGATACAGGCCACCGCCATCGCTGACCTTGTAAGGCTTGTCCTTAGGCTTGGCTTGCCGAATCAGTACATCCGTGATCATTTGTTGGTATCAAAATTGATGGTATCAAATCTACCAACAAAAGTACCATTAAAACTATGGTATGTACAGATACTTTGTGATACAGTCTGAAGCTATCAATTCCTCTTAAAGCCAGTTAATTCAAGGAATTTGATGCGATGTGAAGTCACTTGAAACTTGAGTTTGGTGGCGAATCAGGGATTTGAACCCCGGACCAACGGATTATGATTCCGCTGCTCTAACCACTGAGCTAATTCGCCTGTATCTCAAATGCAGGACTGCGATTTTGCCTACCAATGGATTATCTTGTCAAGACAAGTGAGATAATTTGTTAAAATCATGTTTAGAAAGGAACGATTATTTCGTGATATATTCAGGTTCGCTAACTTACAAAAGATAACTGCAATACCCGTTCCATAGTTGCTCCCGTTCAATTTTAAGTAACCGTGCCTTATATCTCACTATCTCTATGAAATTCGATATCGTTGTTGTCGGCGGTGGGTTGGTCGGCTTATGCTTGGTAGCTGCCCTGAAAGAAAATGGCTTCAAAATAGCTTTAATAGAGCCTCATGCACCAACGTCAATTCCGCAAGATCTTAGCTGGGATAGCCGTATTTATGCAATCAGCCCGGGAAGCGCTGATTTCTTAACGCAATTAGGAATCTGGCAACGAATAGCCAACGAGCGAATTACGCCTGTTTACGACATGGCGGTATTCGGGGATGATCATTGCGCGCAGATTGACTTTAGTGCTTATGAAATCGGTTTACCGCAGTTGGCCTATATCGTAGAAAATCGTCAATTACAAAATTCCGCATGGGATACGCTTAAAACAGCCAGTGAAAATGTGCATATTTTTTCTCAAAAGTGTACTTCAATAGAATTCTTAAATTCGCGTGTTATTCTTCAATTAGAAAACAATAACCATCTGGAATCTGATTTGATTGTTGGTGCAGATGGCATTAACTCCTGGGTGCGCAATCAGACTGATATCTGTGCCTCAAAAAAATCTTACCAGCAGATTGGCGTAGTGGCTAATTTTGAATCTGAGCTATCGCATCGCCATATTGCACGGCAATGGTTCAGACGCGATGGGATTCTTGCGTTTTTGCCACTTCCTGAAAAAAAAGTCTCCATTGTTTGGTCTACCGGTGAACAACACGCCGATCAGCTATGTCATTTACCACCAGAGGAACTGTGCCATCAGGTACAAGAAGCATCCTTTAGCCAGTTAGGAAGAATGAAACTCGTCACACCACCGGTTGGATTTCCATTAAATTCTTTGCACGTAGAACCACTGGTCAAACCCCGCCTTGTATTAATCGGTGATGCAGCACATGGCATTCATCCACTCGCAGGTCAAGGGGTCAATCTTGGATTACGAGATGCCCGAGAACTTGCTCGTGTCTTAAATTCTCAAACTAAACAATCGGATTGCGGAGATTATATGATGTTGCGACGTTATGAAATCGCTCGTAAAGAAGATATAGTGGCGCTTGAATGGGTAACTGATGGATTGCAGAAACTGTTCAACAATTCCAATCCCACAATAGCACGCTTAAGAAATCTGGGACTCGAAATGACCAACCGCCTACCGTTTATTAAGAACCATCTCATGCAACACGCCTTAAACTAAATCTTTTTGGAGAAAAAATTGATCATCATGCGTCCGATCCAACTTATTTGCTTTTTCATTTTACTTTCAGTTGTAGGTTCCCCAATTGCTCTTGCAAATGAAGAAGCAATCAAAAAAAGCGTTCAATCCCATTTTGGTGGGCATAAGATTGATAGCTTAAAAAAAACTCCCTATTTCAATGGAATTTATGAGGTTGTAGTAGGAGATGAAGTTTTCTATACTGATGAAAATGCAAATTATTTCTTTTTTGGACATTTAGTGGATGCAAAAACCCGAACGAGTATGACCCATGAAAGAATCGAACAGATTAAAGCAGCGCGCCGAATCCCATTAGACTCCTTACCTTTAAAATCTGCCATCAAGATTGTCAAAGGCGACGGTAAACGACACGTGGCCGTATTCACCGACCCCAATTGTCCTTACTGTAAACAATTGGAGAAAGAATTCCTAAGCATTACCAACACCACGATTTATATATTGCTTTATCCCGTTTTAAATGGATCCATGGAGGTTTCTAGAAAAATTTGGTGCTCCGACGATCAAATCAAAGCATGGGATGATTTTATGTTAAAGGGTGTAGCACCTTCTGACAAAGAATGTGAAACACCCCTGGAATCGCTCGTTAAAGCAGGTCGAGACAACAAAGTATCAGGAACACCCACATTGATTTTTGCAGATGGCACGATCGTTGGTGGCATGATTCCTACGGCTGCTATTGAGGAAAAGCTGAATAATGCCATGAATTCAAAAGACACAGCAAAAGAAGGGAAGAAAAAATAATTCTAGTGCGACAGATCCCCAAACAATGCACCAAGTGCAGATTCTGCTGTAATACTAATTGCCAGGTATATTCAGATCAATCGTACAGAGCATATAACCGATCAAACCAGTAGAATCAATCGGTATCTTATTATGTACTTAAATAATGGCGCATGTTTTGACATTGGTATCGATGCGCATCAGCATTGGATCCACAACTACCGGAACGACTATCAATGCTCACCATGACCACTTCAGGAGCAAGCGCTCTACGGGATGATGATGAATTTGTGTGGGAGCTTTTGAGATATAAAACAAAAAGGGATCAATATTGATCCCTTTTTGTTTTAAGAAAATGGAAAATTATTCTTGAACGGTTGCTTTCTTAAGAAAACGGTTATAACTCAATTTTGATCCACCCCAAACTGAAGCGATAACAAGATAACTGAAATAAAGAATTACTCCAAGAATAACATCAGAAATAAACCATTCTAAAAATGACAGTTCGAAAAACGACAAAACACCAAAAAACACACCACTTATGATTAATGCAGAGATAGCAAATATTTGACTCGCTTTCATAATTAACTCCTTAAGTTAAATCGATTAAATAAATTTGATTCGTAATTTCTAATTTTATACCGATATGACAACATCATTCACAATAAGTTCACATATTATTTACATTATATTAACATATTATTCACAATTAGTTCACATATTATTTATATAACATTCACAATAAGTTCACATCGACCCAATTATTCGAAACTTAAGCAATTTAATAAACATGTTGATTTTCAAGACATTTAAATGCTCATAACATCAAGATACCGAATTACAAAATATTTTGCTAACACACAAAAATTTATTTCTGCAATGTCGTTTTGTTAATGAAACTGCGGTCATTCCATCTTGAGTCAGTCCAGATTGAAGCAATAACAAGATAACTGAGGTATAGAATCCCGCCTAAAATGATGTCTGAAATAAACCATTCAACTAATGACAACCTGAGAAATGACATTCCACTAAAAAAAATACCGATAATCACTAATGCTAGGATAATGAGTGTTTAATTTACTTTCATTACTGCTAACCCTTTCAGTTAAATTAGATTATTGAAAGTTTCCGCCTATTTGAGGATACTGCATAACACGACCCGATATTATTCATACTCCATTCACAGTTTCTGTGTCATTCGAAACCCGAGCGAAATTGAATAATAAGATATGCGGACTTTAATAGAGCTGAAAAATAACCCTCACTTTATGAGCTAATTAGCGCTTGTTTAAAAAATACAATTAAATTTAACAGTAGTAGCTTTTTTGATAAGACAAATATCGTGACATATTGAATCAAAATTGAAATATGCGTTACGACAGCCAAAAGCAATGGTCACTCCAAGGACTTCATACACCGTCGAGTATAATTCTCAATCCCGATCATCGTTGACTAGGGAATTGCATACCGTGAGATGCGTAACTACTATAGATACTATAATTCAAGGCAAAACCCCAATCCGGGAATATTAGCATCGTGGTCGAAGCAATGATTATAAAATACGTAAATTATCAATTTTGACAGCGCGACATAAATTACCCGTTTCGCAAATATGACAACCCTTGATTTTATTCGCATCGTTTTAAGTCACACCAGCCATCCTGGCAATATCGGAGCAACGGCACGAGCAATGAAAACAATGGGATTACACGCATTGTATCTTGTGAATCCAAGACATTTTCCAAATGAAGAAGCAAATGCTCGCGCATCAAACGCAATGGACATTTTGCAGCACGCAATCACCTGTGAATCGTTAGATCAGTCATTGATAGGTACGGTTTTTACTGCCGCTGTTACGGCCAGACCAAGAGGGCTATCACATGAAGTTTTTGATGCTCGGCAAGGCGCCAAAGAACTACTACGCTATGCGCTACAGCAGCAACCCGTCGCTTTATTATTTGGACGTGAAAATTCCGGATTAACCACAGAAGACGTCAGTAAATGTCAAATTATTATTCGAATTCCATCTGATCCGGATTATTCTTCTTTAAACTTAGCAAGCGCAGTACAAATCATGGCTTACGAGTTACGTATGGGATTATCTGAAAAACCGGCTTTCATTTGCGCTAACAATTTACCTGCTGACTTCAACGAAACCGAAGCTCTTTATGCACACCTGGAAGCATTAATGATTGACAGTGATTTTTTGGACCCACAAAAACCCAAGCTGCTAATGCAACGAATCCGTAGGTTATTTGCGCGCGCGCGACTTGAGAAAGAAGAAGTACAAATACTTCGAGGTATCTTATCCGCTCTAGTCAAACATAGTAAGTGATTTTTTTATTCTTTGATTCCGAATCAAAAATAAGAACATCACAAAAATCATCGTACATCGTAACTTACCCAGCGCCCCTTAACTATGCTTGATCAACGTACCCACACCTTGATCGGTTAGAATTTCTAGCAACAACGCGTGCTCCACTCGCCCATCGATTATATGACAAGATTTAACGCCATTCTTGACTGCATCCAAAGCCGAACTAATTTTGGGCAGCATACCCCCAGAAATGGTGCCATCTGCAAATAGCTCATCAACTTTTTGTGCTGTCAAACCAGTTAGAAGATTACCATTCTTGTCCAATACACCTGCCGTATTAGTTAATAAAATTAGTTTTTCCGCCTTGAGAATTTCCGCTAATTTACCTGCTACTAAATCAGCATTAATATTATAGGATTCTCCCTCGACACCAACACCAATCGGTGCAATCACCGGAATAAAGTCTTGTGTATCGAGTAAAGCAATTAAAGCAGGATCAATCGATTCAATTTCCCCAACTTGACCAATGTTGATCCATTTTCCGGCCGTTTCACGGTCAGCCATTAGCATTTTTTTGGCCCGTATAAAAGCGCCATCCACACCGGTTAACCCTACAGCTTTACCGCCATGGCTGTTAATGAGATTCACGATATCCTTGTTCACTGCACCACCCAATACCATTTCAACCACATCCATTGTTTCTGCATCAGTCACGCGCATACCTTGGATAAACTCTCCTTGCTTACCTACACGCCTTAGCATCTCATCAATCTGCGGTCCTCCACCATGAACTACCACTGGATTCATTCCAACCAGTTTTAGCAGCACTACATCACTCGCAAATCCTTGCTGCAAATGCGGTTCGACCATTGCATTGCCACCATACTTAATCACGATGGTTTTATCATGAAATCGCCGAATATAAGGAAGCGCTTCAGCAAGAATTTTCGCTTTATTTTTAGCAACTGTTGCAGAAATTTCGGTCATATTAACTTTACTGCTCAAACGAACTTTTATAAATAATTAGATTATCCAATATCCCAGAGTATTCTTGCTACAAAGCAATTTGCAGAAATTTCTCTTCACGCATCAATGCAAACAAACTTAACTCCTCCCAAATACGCTCCTCAATATCCTTATATTGTTTACGTATAGTCTCTTTCGCTTTTTTCTTTTCTTTTTCCAACAGGGTAAATTCAGATCGCTCCCGAATACCCAGCATACTATCCACCACAAACCCTCCAGATAATTTTTTATCGAGCGAGGCCAACAGGATTCGCGACTTTGAATTAAGAAGTACTGCCCCGTCACCAAGATAAGCACTCAAATCAGTAATGCCATATAGATTTCCACGTACATTAGCTAAGCCCAAGAACCAAGATTGTGTCAAAGGAATAGCGATTACTTTTGACATATCAACTACTTCGCTGACTTCGCTCATCGGTATTAGATAGCGAGTTTCACCTACAGCAACACCTAATACTGGCGACGAATCTTGAAACTTATTTGCATTATGTTTAGCCTGCACTGTCAACACCCTCGTAAGTTCATCAGATTAATCAAAGTATGCTTTAATATTCACAATTTTATGCGATCGAATACTCGATAACAGGTTATTTTACTGTATTATCTTATTTAAGATTTGCTTTCTGAGGAGCTTTTAATTAAATGAAATATCTTAATTTTTCCTGGTTATCTTTTCCTGTAATCTTACTTACTCTGACCGGTTGTGTTCCAATGTTCACAATAGGCACCGCTGCGGGAACCGGGACGTATATTTCAGAAGATCGTAGAACCAGCGGCATGTTCATTGAAGATGAGGGTATTGAATTAAAAAGCTCAAAACGCATCAACCAACAATTTGGTGGCAATGTGCATATCAATGTTACCAGCTATAATCGCTTGGTTCTATTGACGGGAGAAGCACCTACCGCAGAAATTAAAGCCGATATCGAAAAATTAATTATGGGCGTGGATAACGTTCGAAAAATTTACAATGAAATCGCCGTTGCAAATATTACCTCATTAGCCTCACGAAGCAGCGACACATTACTAACCTCTAAAGTAAAAACACGATTTCTTACAGAGCGTAAATTTCAAATCAATCATGTCAAAATCGTTTCCGAAAATTCAGTTGTCTATCTGATGGGAATGGTTACTCGTCAAGAAGGAGATAATGCGGCACAAATTGCGAGCGGAACTTCTGGCGTAAGTAAAGTTGTCAAAGTATTCGAATACATTAACTAATTGTTATACCGAATACTCATTCATGCTATCTGCAAAATTAATTGCTGCACTACAAGCCATTTTTCCGCCTGAACGTTTTTATAGCGATCCCGCTGACTGTTACACATACGCTTATGACAACAGTCGGAAAATTTTTCCGCCTGATGCTGTTTTATTTCCGTTAACAAGTCAAGAAATACAGCATACCATCGCACTATGCAATCAGTATCAAACACCTCTCATTCCGCGTGGCAGAGGCACTGGTACAGCAGGGGGAAGCTTACCCGAGCAAGGTGGCATTGCTTTATCCATGGAGCGCATGCTCGATATTATTTCTATCGATCCAGCCAACCGTGTCATTGTTACCGAACCAGGCGTGCTGAATCAAAGCATTCAGGATGCCACCAAACCACATGGTTTTTTTTGGCCTCCTGATCCTTCTAGTGCCTCGTTCTCAACCGTTGGTGGAAATATTGCCACTGGCGCAGGAGGGCCGCACGCGGTGAAATACGGTACCGCTCGAGAACATGTTTTAGGTTTAAAAGCGATAACGGGCTCCGGTCAACACATTACCACCGGCTGTTACACAACCAAAGGTGTCGTTGGATACGACTTGACTCGATTGTTAATTGGCTCAGAAGGAACTTTAGCGGTAATTACCGAAGCAACGCTTAAGTTATCAGCGTTACCTATATTGACCGCCGGGGTTACTGCGCACTTTCGAGACTTATCGGGTTGTACAGCCGCCATTGTTAACATTATGTCGCTATCACAATTACCGAGCGCGCTTGAATTTCTCGACGCTAGATCACTAGACTTAATCCGTGGCCGTTACCCTGAAATGTTGCCAAAAGACACACATGCTATGTTAATGATTGAAGTTGATGGTTCACACGCCGACATTCCAGATTCAATCTGCGCAATCATTAAGGCATGCCAGAATAACGGATTGATTTCGGCTGCTCGAACAGACGATACTGCAAGTCTATGGAAAGCACGTAAAGCCTTGTCTCCTCTGTTGCGTGAAATTGCTCCCAAAAAAATCAATGAGGACGTTGTCGTTCCAGTTAGCTCGCTACCGCAATTTTTAGACAGCGTCACGCAATTAAGCACTCAATACAAAATCAACAATGTCAATTTTGGTCACGCCGGAAACGGTAATATTCACGTTAATCTCTTAATAAATCCTGACGATCCTGACGAAGTTATTCGTGCTACACGTTGTCTCGATGAGATTTTTAATTTAGTGATTAAGTTACGTGGCACATTATCGGGTGAACATGGCATTGGAAGTGAAAAGCGAGCTTTTGTCACGAAAGAGATTGATTTTCCTACTTTAGATTTAATGAGAGGAATCAAAAAAGTCTTTGATCCTGCTAATATTCTAAATCCCGGCAAATTATTTCCACAAAATTAGCTGCGAGAGGCACTATAAAATCAAAACCCTACTTGTAATAGCATAACTATTACAAGTAGGGTTAGAATGTTACTAATTAAATTATTAGAAAAAGTAATAATGATCAACTAACAGCGCCACGAATAACAGAGCCAAGTAAAGGATTGAATAACGGAATGCATTTCGCGCCAATTGATCACTGTAGTTTCGATAGATCTCAATCGCGTAATACATAAACACAGCGTTTAAAACAGTAGAACCAACCAAATAAATCAAACCGCTCATTTGGGTAATGTATGGAAGAATAGTCACAATACACAAAATCACTGTATATAATAAAACATGCAATCGCGTAAACTGATCACCGTGTGTAACTGGAAGCATTGGCATACCGATAGAAGCATATTCCTTCTTTCTATACAATGCTAGAGCCCAGAAATGCGGAGGCGTCCATGCAAATATTATTAAAAATAGAAGCAGTGCATCGCTCGTAATCTCTCCGGTAACCGCTGTCCAACCTAGTACAGGTGGCATAGCTCCAGACGCACCGCCAATAACGATATTCTGTGGTGTCAAAGGTTTCAGGATAACTGTATAAATGATAGCGTATCCGACAAAAGTGGCAAGGGTTAACCACATCGTCAATTCATTGATCCAGTGATATAAAATAAAAAGCCCCGTACCACCAACCAGCATCAAGAAAAATAGCGTTTCAGGAACACTCACTTTTCCAAGAGGCAATGGCCTACCTTTCGTTCTTGCCATCACAGCATCCATTTTTTGTTCTACTAGACAGTTTAATGCGGCGGCGGCACCAGCAACCAGGGCTATTCCAATAGTTCCTAAAAATAACGTATCTAAAGGAACCGCACCCGGTACCGCTAAGAACATTCCAATTACGGCAGTGAAAACAATTAGAGATACAACACGTGGTTTTGTTAATCGATAAAATTGATTGATACGAGTTGCAGTATCTTGCCAGGTAATACTTGTTGCCATTATTATTGATCTCCTTTGTTTGTTTCAAGCAGAGCGCTCTACTTGATTAAATTCAATTCTAAATAGAGAAAGTGATGATTTTTTAATGTTCTAACTGCGACACATGCAGCAAGCGCTTAATATCGTGACCCATTTTGGTACCATCGATGTTCTCTGGAAATCTCATCATTAGATTGCCTATTGGGTCGATCAGATAGATATGCTTTGTTTGTATATCTTTGGTTTCTATCGAGTCCAAAATTTCACTTCCCTCAGCATTTACAAAATAGGTACCTTCATATTGTTT encodes the following:
- a CDS encoding AlpA family transcriptional regulator, whose protein sequence is MKLTEASSVLHSSLTNFDSYPDSAFVRVGTVAELLACSKVSVWRMSKNGTLPKPIKISNRITCWQVGQLRKSLALINREV
- a CDS encoding tyrosine-type recombinase/integrase → MITDVLIRQAKPKDKPYKVSDGGGLYLLINTTGKYWRLNYRFAGKQKTLAVGVYPAVSLIDARKKRDEAKVLLAKDIDPSVTKALNKRAARTAAESTFQVIALEWYAKNQHTWTESTAMTIYRFLEKDIFPWLGNRPIKDITAPDLLAALRKIESRGAHEKARRCRGYAGMVFRYAVATGRAERDPSADLKGALAPVKTKHYASITDPKAIGALIRAIKGYTGSFVTKCALSLAPLVFVRPGELRHAEWSEIDFDRKEWRIAAHKMKMREQHIVPLSPQAIEILQTVKLMTGHGQYVFPSIRSGSRPMSENTINAALRRLGYEKEEMTGHGFRSMASTLLHEHGWPHEAIERQLAHAERNAVVAAYNYAEHLPKRREMMDWWADYLDELAEGAKVLSLRS
- a CDS encoding UbiH/UbiF family hydroxylase, which produces MKFDIVVVGGGLVGLCLVAALKENGFKIALIEPHAPTSIPQDLSWDSRIYAISPGSADFLTQLGIWQRIANERITPVYDMAVFGDDHCAQIDFSAYEIGLPQLAYIVENRQLQNSAWDTLKTASENVHIFSQKCTSIEFLNSRVILQLENNNHLESDLIVGADGINSWVRNQTDICASKKSYQQIGVVANFESELSHRHIARQWFRRDGILAFLPLPEKKVSIVWSTGEQHADQLCHLPPEELCHQVQEASFSQLGRMKLVTPPVGFPLNSLHVEPLVKPRLVLIGDAAHGIHPLAGQGVNLGLRDARELARVLNSQTKQSDCGDYMMLRRYEIARKEDIVALEWVTDGLQKLFNNSNPTIARLRNLGLEMTNRLPFIKNHLMQHALN
- a CDS encoding DsbC family protein, which codes for MEKKLIIMRPIQLICFFILLSVVGSPIALANEEAIKKSVQSHFGGHKIDSLKKTPYFNGIYEVVVGDEVFYTDENANYFFFGHLVDAKTRTSMTHERIEQIKAARRIPLDSLPLKSAIKIVKGDGKRHVAVFTDPNCPYCKQLEKEFLSITNTTIYILLYPVLNGSMEVSRKIWCSDDQIKAWDDFMLKGVAPSDKECETPLESLVKAGRDNKVSGTPTLIFADGTIVGGMIPTAAIEEKLNNAMNSKDTAKEGKKK
- a CDS encoding C4-dicarboxylate ABC transporter → MKASQIFAISALIISGVFFGVLSFFELSFLEWFISDVILGVILYFSYLVIASVWGGSKLSYNRFLKKATVQE
- a CDS encoding RNA methyltransferase, coding for MTTLDFIRIVLSHTSHPGNIGATARAMKTMGLHALYLVNPRHFPNEEANARASNAMDILQHAITCESLDQSLIGTVFTAAVTARPRGLSHEVFDARQGAKELLRYALQQQPVALLFGRENSGLTTEDVSKCQIIIRIPSDPDYSSLNLASAVQIMAYELRMGLSEKPAFICANNLPADFNETEALYAHLEALMIDSDFLDPQKPKLLMQRIRRLFARARLEKEEVQILRGILSALVKHSK
- the argB gene encoding acetylglutamate kinase; its protein translation is MTEISATVAKNKAKILAEALPYIRRFHDKTIVIKYGGNAMVEPHLQQGFASDVVLLKLVGMNPVVVHGGGPQIDEMLRRVGKQGEFIQGMRVTDAETMDVVEMVLGGAVNKDIVNLINSHGGKAVGLTGVDGAFIRAKKMLMADRETAGKWINIGQVGEIESIDPALIALLDTQDFIPVIAPIGVGVEGESYNINADLVAGKLAEILKAEKLILLTNTAGVLDKNGNLLTGLTAQKVDELFADGTISGGMLPKISSALDAVKNGVKSCHIIDGRVEHALLLEILTDQGVGTLIKHS
- a CDS encoding chemotaxis protein CheW, translated to MQAKHNANKFQDSSPVLGVAVGETRYLIPMSEVSEVVDMSKVIAIPLTQSWFLGLANVRGNLYGITDLSAYLGDGAVLLNSKSRILLASLDKKLSGGFVVDSMLGIRERSEFTLLEKEKKKAKETIRKQYKDIEERIWEELSLFALMREEKFLQIAL
- a CDS encoding BON domain-containing protein → MKYLNFSWLSFPVILLTLTGCVPMFTIGTAAGTGTYISEDRRTSGMFIEDEGIELKSSKRINQQFGGNVHINVTSYNRLVLLTGEAPTAEIKADIEKLIMGVDNVRKIYNEIAVANITSLASRSSDTLLTSKVKTRFLTERKFQINHVKIVSENSVVYLMGMVTRQEGDNAAQIASGTSGVSKVVKVFEYIN
- a CDS encoding FAD-binding oxidoreductase translates to MLSAKLIAALQAIFPPERFYSDPADCYTYAYDNSRKIFPPDAVLFPLTSQEIQHTIALCNQYQTPLIPRGRGTGTAGGSLPEQGGIALSMERMLDIISIDPANRVIVTEPGVLNQSIQDATKPHGFFWPPDPSSASFSTVGGNIATGAGGPHAVKYGTAREHVLGLKAITGSGQHITTGCYTTKGVVGYDLTRLLIGSEGTLAVITEATLKLSALPILTAGVTAHFRDLSGCTAAIVNIMSLSQLPSALEFLDARSLDLIRGRYPEMLPKDTHAMLMIEVDGSHADIPDSICAIIKACQNNGLISAARTDDTASLWKARKALSPLLREIAPKKINEDVVVPVSSLPQFLDSVTQLSTQYKINNVNFGHAGNGNIHVNLLINPDDPDEVIRATRCLDEIFNLVIKLRGTLSGEHGIGSEKRAFVTKEIDFPTLDLMRGIKKVFDPANILNPGKLFPQN
- the cyoE gene encoding heme o synthase, translated to MATSITWQDTATRINQFYRLTKPRVVSLIVFTAVIGMFLAVPGAVPLDTLFLGTIGIALVAGAAAALNCLVEQKMDAVMARTKGRPLPLGKVSVPETLFFLMLVGGTGLFILYHWINELTMWLTLATFVGYAIIYTVILKPLTPQNIVIGGASGAMPPVLGWTAVTGEITSDALLLFLIIFAWTPPHFWALALYRKKEYASIGMPMLPVTHGDQFTRLHVLLYTVILCIVTILPYITQMSGLIYLVGSTVLNAVFMYYAIEIYRNYSDQLARNAFRYSILYLALLFVALLVDHYYFF